In Bacillus cytotoxicus NVH 391-98, the following are encoded in one genomic region:
- a CDS encoding glycerophosphodiester phosphodiesterase, with translation MKKPLIFAHRGAKGSHPENTMIAFKEAERIGADGIELDIHLSKDGELVVIHDETVDRTTNGVGLVSEQTVAELQSLDAGSHKHPSFHEAKIPTLREVLIWLSTTKLQLNIELKTDVIHYPNIERKVVDLVREYHLSNKIIFSSFHHDSISLLAEIAPEIPRALLYDEPMLDPVGEARKREATGLHPNFKLLTKEFVQMAQKQGFIFRPYTINEEQDLQTMIDYGVDVIITDWPTRALELLS, from the coding sequence ATGAAGAAACCACTTATTTTCGCACACCGCGGGGCGAAAGGTAGCCATCCAGAGAATACGATGATTGCTTTCAAAGAAGCAGAGCGCATTGGTGCTGACGGGATCGAACTTGATATCCATCTGTCAAAAGATGGCGAACTTGTTGTTATTCATGACGAAACTGTTGATCGCACAACAAATGGTGTGGGACTCGTTTCTGAACAAACAGTAGCGGAACTACAAAGTTTAGATGCTGGGAGTCATAAGCACCCTTCTTTTCATGAAGCGAAGATTCCTACTTTGCGCGAAGTACTCATTTGGCTCTCTACAACAAAACTGCAGCTAAATATTGAACTCAAAACAGATGTGATTCACTATCCGAATATTGAACGAAAAGTTGTCGATCTTGTACGCGAGTACCATCTATCAAACAAAATTATATTCTCATCATTTCATCATGATTCTATTTCATTATTAGCTGAAATAGCACCTGAAATTCCGAGAGCTCTTTTATACGATGAACCCATGTTAGATCCAGTTGGGGAAGCGAGAAAAAGAGAAGCAACGGGGCTACACCCTAATTTTAAACTGTTAACAAAAGAGTTCGTACAAATGGCGCAGAAACAAGGATTTATCTTCCGCCCTTATACAATTAATGAAGAGCAAGACTTGCAAACCATGATAGATTACGGAGTAGATGTCATCATTACAGACTGGCCTACGCGTGCTCTTGAGCTCCTTTCTTAA
- a CDS encoding transglycosylase domain-containing protein yields MDQTINSKLQTYKRLFFTVAFSSVLFFVCSFFIIIIVAKIMGPPPTLVPQTSIFYANDDTVMGQSNKMQKRYNIPLEQISPYVKEATLSIEDQRFYNHHGFDTKRIIGAIIADIKAMAKVQGASTITQQYARNLYLDHDKTWKRKLLEAIYTIRLEVNYSKDRILEGYLNTIYYGHGAYGIEAAAQLYFNKAAKDLTLAEASMLAGIPKGPSLYSPYLKKERAKQRQSLILNEMVEQGYITKQQAEAAKKERLALSSLDTKEVTEIAPYFQDAVQAALLHDVGLDEQTLQRGGLRIYTTLDPKLQSIAEQAVKDHIPKTTDIQTALVSMNPKTGEVAALVGGKDYKESQFNRAIQAARQPGSTFKPFLYYAALEKGFTPATRLKSEYTVFTLGDGVSKYQPKNYKGYYADDFVTMAQALAVSDNVYAVKTNLFLGTETLIKTAKQFGITSSLQDVPSLALGTSPVKPIEMVNAYSMFANGGKQVKPAFIRRVVDYEGNILYDAHLESKQVLDKNKAFVMEEMMTGMFNKKLSSYAAVTGQSLLPKLSRTYAGKSGSTETDSWMIGFTPQLVTGVWVGYDQPKPISNPAEQGYAKRIWADTMEKGLDGQPKKKLKQPSDVIALNINPENGKIATKGCPTFVKMYFTKGTEPTEYCMDHVDDKEDFEKISKEKKKDSWWKKYIPW; encoded by the coding sequence ATGGATCAAACTATCAATTCCAAACTACAAACATATAAACGTCTTTTCTTCACCGTGGCTTTTTCATCTGTTCTATTTTTCGTTTGTTCCTTTTTTATCATTATTATCGTTGCAAAAATAATGGGACCACCTCCCACTTTGGTCCCACAAACGAGTATTTTTTATGCGAATGACGATACAGTTATGGGACAAAGCAATAAGATGCAAAAGCGCTATAATATTCCACTTGAACAGATTTCTCCTTATGTGAAAGAGGCGACGCTTTCGATCGAGGACCAAAGATTCTATAACCATCACGGTTTCGATACGAAGCGAATCATTGGAGCAATCATTGCTGATATAAAGGCGATGGCTAAAGTACAAGGGGCTAGTACTATTACACAACAATACGCTCGTAACCTTTACTTAGACCATGATAAGACATGGAAAAGAAAGCTATTAGAGGCTATTTATACAATCCGCCTTGAAGTCAATTATAGTAAGGATCGTATTTTAGAAGGCTATTTAAATACCATTTACTATGGACATGGCGCTTACGGAATTGAAGCAGCTGCCCAGCTATATTTCAATAAAGCAGCAAAAGATTTAACATTGGCAGAAGCGAGTATGCTTGCTGGAATTCCAAAAGGGCCGAGCCTTTATTCACCTTACTTAAAAAAAGAACGTGCTAAACAAAGACAATCGCTTATTTTAAATGAAATGGTCGAGCAAGGATATATTACAAAACAACAAGCTGAAGCTGCAAAAAAAGAAAGGCTAGCACTTTCTTCATTAGATACAAAAGAAGTGACAGAAATAGCACCGTACTTCCAAGATGCCGTACAAGCTGCTCTTCTTCACGATGTTGGATTAGATGAACAAACATTGCAACGCGGTGGTCTTCGTATTTATACAACATTAGATCCAAAGCTACAAAGCATTGCAGAACAAGCTGTGAAGGATCATATTCCAAAGACAACAGATATCCAAACCGCCCTTGTTTCCATGAATCCGAAAACAGGGGAAGTAGCTGCTCTTGTAGGAGGAAAAGATTATAAGGAGAGCCAATTTAACCGGGCCATCCAAGCTGCTCGTCAGCCGGGGTCAACCTTTAAACCATTTTTATATTACGCGGCACTAGAGAAAGGCTTTACACCTGCTACTCGGTTAAAAAGTGAATATACCGTATTTACTTTAGGAGACGGTGTTTCGAAGTATCAACCGAAAAATTATAAGGGCTATTATGCAGATGATTTTGTAACGATGGCACAAGCTCTTGCCGTATCGGATAATGTGTATGCTGTCAAAACAAACTTATTTTTAGGGACTGAAACTCTCATAAAAACAGCGAAACAATTTGGTATTACAAGTTCATTGCAAGATGTTCCTTCTCTCGCTCTCGGTACATCTCCTGTAAAACCAATTGAAATGGTAAATGCCTATAGTATGTTTGCTAATGGCGGAAAACAGGTGAAACCAGCCTTTATTCGCCGCGTTGTTGATTACGAGGGAAATATTTTATACGATGCACACTTAGAAAGTAAGCAAGTTCTTGATAAAAATAAAGCATTTGTTATGGAAGAGATGATGACTGGAATGTTTAACAAAAAATTAAGCAGTTATGCCGCTGTAACAGGACAATCCCTTCTTCCAAAATTGTCACGAACATATGCCGGAAAATCAGGTTCAACCGAAACAGATAGTTGGATGATTGGCTTCACACCGCAACTTGTCACAGGAGTTTGGGTCGGATATGACCAGCCAAAACCGATTTCCAACCCAGCTGAACAAGGCTATGCCAAAAGAATTTGGGCAGATACAATGGAAAAAGGATTAGATGGTCAGCCGAAGAAAAAGTTGAAGCAACCAAGTGATGTTATCGCTTTAAATATTAATCCTGAAAATGGAAAAATCGCGACAAAAGGATGCCCTACCTTTGTAAAAATGTATTTTACAAAAGGGACGGAGCCAACTGAATATTGTATGGACCATGTTGATGATAAAGAAGACTTTGAGAAAATTAGTAAAGAGAAGAAAAAGGATAGCTGGTGGAAAAAATACATCCCATGGTAA
- a CDS encoding IS3 family transposase, whose protein sequence is MEIVYQTLEKWKVRLGGTIYSEAMLYSDQGFHYTHSEYQKRVREMGLRQSMSRRGNCLDNTPMESFFGHMKDECNDKCCQTFQSRQEVINEYMQDYHYDRYQ, encoded by the coding sequence ATGGAGATTGTTTATCAAACACTCGAAAAATGGAAAGTGAGATTAGGAGGCACCATTTATTCAGAAGCCATGCTGTATTCCGATCAAGGTTTTCATTACACTCATTCGGAATACCAAAAGCGAGTAAGAGAAATGGGGCTTAGACAATCTATGTCACGTAGAGGAAACTGCTTAGATAACACTCCAATGGAATCTTTTTTCGGTCATATGAAGGATGAATGCAATGATAAATGTTGTCAAACATTCCAATCTCGTCAAGAAGTAATAAATGAGTATATGCAAGATTATCATTATGATCGTTATCAATAG
- a CDS encoding S8 family peptidase produces the protein MNKVKKILISMLTGLVLCSSLFYFLFYSESTLSKTKSNIPYKKEEQSVTWGRKAVIENGFTHIQNTIKVAILDSGIYKEHEDLKGKIVKEFNTINLNNPIIDETGHGTAIAGIIAAENNTLGILGVAPNVQLYDVKVLDNQGKGEVNHLIEGIRWCIEQRVNILNISFGLQSETPELKKAIDEAVDSGIIVVAASGNTYGLGVDYPAKYENVISISSVNKEFKRASSSAKGKIDFAAPGVDILSTNQDGGYSIYSGTSFATAFATGVISVLLAESDNMLNLDQIKKILIERSIDLGSKGYDNEFGYGLIQK, from the coding sequence GTGAATAAGGTTAAAAAGATTTTAATTTCTATGCTAACAGGACTAGTTTTGTGCAGTTCACTTTTTTATTTTCTTTTTTATAGTGAGTCTACATTATCAAAAACAAAATCTAACATTCCCTATAAAAAAGAAGAACAATCTGTAACTTGGGGAAGAAAAGCTGTAATAGAAAATGGATTTACTCATATCCAAAATACAATCAAGGTTGCTATTTTGGATAGTGGTATATATAAAGAACATGAAGATTTAAAAGGTAAAATTGTAAAAGAATTCAATACGATTAATTTAAATAATCCTATTATTGATGAAACTGGTCATGGAACTGCTATTGCTGGAATCATAGCCGCTGAAAATAATACATTAGGAATTTTAGGTGTAGCTCCAAACGTTCAACTTTATGATGTCAAAGTCCTTGATAATCAGGGTAAAGGCGAGGTTAATCATCTTATTGAAGGGATACGGTGGTGTATAGAACAACGAGTTAATATATTAAACATTAGCTTTGGGTTACAATCTGAAACTCCTGAATTAAAAAAAGCAATAGATGAGGCAGTAGATTCCGGAATTATTGTAGTAGCAGCTTCCGGTAATACATATGGATTGGGTGTAGATTACCCTGCTAAGTATGAAAATGTTATATCTATATCATCAGTAAATAAAGAATTTAAACGTGCTAGCTCATCCGCCAAAGGAAAAATAGATTTTGCAGCCCCTGGAGTTGATATATTATCAACCAATCAAGACGGAGGGTATTCCATATATAGTGGAACATCATTTGCTACTGCATTTGCAACTGGTGTTATATCTGTATTATTAGCTGAAAGTGACAATATGCTTAACTTGGACCAAATTAAAAAAATTTTAATTGAGCGTTCAATAGATCTAGGAAGTAAGGGGTATGATAATGAATTTGGCTATGGTTTAATACAAAAATGA
- a CDS encoding SAR2788 family putative toxin has product MQKWLIKIMILTLFITLIPNLGTSVQEANAATQETNLIDQSVEQQVDSSISEGLNVDIITNNSTKIIVESAVTAEDFTASTAVSLDKETGDIQVNGNFIDANGEEIKVNFDVEVIKSNEEVFIANFKDLKTGKIYEYDTTKLQASFIPAVPVVLALVARAGIQAAIKKWGKTALRQISKQLTKSNSPVWKGLSPHKGKTKTSGKGSKKKYYEWDHTHNDIEVYDSKGKHLGSMDPLTGDMIKGPVKGRSIKI; this is encoded by the coding sequence GTGCAAAAATGGTTAATAAAAATAATGATATTGACTTTATTTATTACTTTAATTCCCAATTTAGGGACTAGTGTTCAAGAAGCTAACGCTGCAACACAAGAAACAAATCTAATTGATCAAAGTGTAGAACAACAAGTTGATAGCAGCATTTCAGAAGGATTGAACGTTGACATTATTACAAATAATAGTACAAAAATCATAGTAGAAAGTGCAGTAACTGCCGAAGATTTTACTGCATCAACGGCTGTTTCTTTAGATAAAGAAACAGGTGATATCCAGGTTAATGGGAACTTTATTGATGCAAATGGGGAAGAAATAAAAGTAAATTTTGATGTTGAAGTAATTAAATCCAATGAAGAAGTATTCATCGCCAACTTTAAAGATCTAAAAACTGGTAAAATATATGAGTACGATACAACAAAACTTCAAGCTTCTTTCATACCAGCCGTTCCAGTGGTATTAGCTTTAGTAGCCAGAGCAGGTATCCAAGCTGCTATTAAAAAATGGGGAAAAACTGCTTTAAGACAAATTTCTAAGCAACTAACAAAATCAAATAGCCCGGTGTGGAAAGGCTTATCACCACACAAAGGAAAAACTAAAACTAGTGGTAAAGGTTCAAAAAAGAAATACTATGAATGGGATCATACCCATAATGACATTGAGGTTTATGATAGTAAAGGTAAGCATCTAGGAAGTATGGATCCCCTTACTGGTGACATGATTAAAGGTCCCGTTAAAGGTAGATCTATAAAAATATAA
- a CDS encoding YwhD family protein has product MTEKKKKIGFNIIKNDSTDGHGGFGVGALSLENISPVIVDVTEQTAFVDIGAMHARSVVEKGIKFLINKEEVPNGKPYWLVWVTIERTEKGAYYAGVTACEMTVDREIRRGYKSLPEHVNKMDKSLKRHIIVDHMDESSKQVLGRFLKEHNEAIWNESSAELRHALLGE; this is encoded by the coding sequence ATGACAGAGAAAAAGAAAAAAATCGGTTTTAATATTATAAAGAACGATTCAACAGATGGACATGGTGGTTTTGGTGTGGGCGCGCTTAGCCTAGAAAACATTTCACCTGTTATTGTAGATGTAACAGAACAAACAGCCTTTGTTGATATCGGAGCAATGCATGCGCGCAGTGTGGTAGAAAAGGGAATTAAATTTTTAATAAATAAAGAAGAAGTTCCGAACGGAAAACCGTATTGGCTCGTTTGGGTAACGATTGAAAGAACGGAAAAAGGTGCGTATTATGCCGGTGTCACAGCCTGTGAAATGACAGTTGACCGCGAAATTCGCCGCGGCTATAAATCACTTCCTGAACATGTAAATAAAATGGATAAATCATTAAAGCGTCACATTATCGTTGATCATATGGATGAATCGTCTAAACAAGTATTGGGAAGATTCCTAAAAGAGCATAATGAAGCAATTTGGAATGAATCGAGCGCAGAATTACGTCATGCATTATTAGGCGAATAA
- a CDS encoding site-2 protease family protein, whose amino-acid sequence MDQLFRYPLHQIPLVAMAIIIALSVHEFAHAYVAYKFGDDTAKRQGRLTLSPMSHLDPIGMIAVLILGFGWARPVPVNPYNFKRPRLAGILVSIAGPISNFLLAAIGLIIWYALIRIGVLTAIPFAVADTLGQFFEIFIVLNVVLLVFNLLPIPPLDGYRVMEDLAPANIRAKMTQYEKYGAIALLILVITPLDRYTIQPIFSVVIPQVLRFLENIIAPIFGLI is encoded by the coding sequence ATGGATCAGTTATTTAGGTATCCATTGCACCAAATTCCACTTGTAGCAATGGCTATTATTATCGCTTTATCTGTGCATGAATTTGCACATGCATATGTTGCATATAAGTTCGGGGATGACACAGCAAAAAGACAGGGGCGTTTAACGTTGTCTCCAATGTCTCATCTAGACCCAATTGGTATGATTGCTGTACTTATTTTAGGCTTTGGTTGGGCACGTCCTGTACCTGTTAACCCATATAATTTTAAAAGGCCACGTCTTGCTGGCATTTTAGTATCTATTGCAGGGCCGATTAGTAACTTTCTTTTGGCAGCAATCGGCTTAATCATTTGGTATGCTCTAATAAGGATTGGTGTTTTAACTGCAATTCCATTTGCAGTTGCAGATACATTAGGACAATTTTTTGAAATTTTTATTGTTCTTAATGTTGTTTTGCTTGTTTTTAATTTATTACCGATTCCGCCACTTGATGGATATCGTGTTATGGAAGATTTAGCGCCAGCAAATATTCGCGCCAAAATGACGCAGTATGAAAAATATGGAGCAATTGCGTTATTAATTCTTGTGATTACACCGCTTGATCGCTATACAATTCAACCTATTTTCAGCGTGGTCATTCCGCAAGTATTAAGGTTTTTAGAAAATATCATTGCGCCTATCTTTGGGCTTATATAA
- a CDS encoding 2-hydroxymuconate tautomerase: MPYVTVKMLEGRTEEQKKALAEKVTAAVSETTGAPEENIVVFIEEMSKNHYAVGGKRLSDK; encoded by the coding sequence ATGCCATACGTAACAGTGAAAATGCTAGAAGGACGCACAGAAGAACAAAAAAAAGCTCTTGCTGAAAAAGTAACTGCAGCAGTAAGCGAAACAACTGGTGCTCCAGAAGAAAACATCGTTGTTTTCATTGAAGAAATGTCTAAAAATCATTACGCAGTTGGTGGAAAACGCTTAAGCGACAAATAA
- a CDS encoding HD domain-containing protein, which yields MVYLNDKLSETKVFKDPVHKYVHVRDRVIWDLIGTKEFQRLRRIKQLGTTFFTFHGAEHSRFTHSLGVYEIIRRMIDDVFDGRPNWNAEDRLLCLCAALLHDVGHGPFSHSFEKVFSLNHEQFTQKIIVGDTEVHEVLRRVDCEFPQKVADVIAKTSHNKLAISMISSQIDADRMDYLLRDAYFTGVKYGNFDMERILRVMRPYGDQVVIKSSGMHAVEHYIMSRYQMYWQVYFHPVTRSAEVILTKILHRAKTLHEQYYTFKYHPVHFYSLFEEEVTVEDYLKLDENVMYYYFQVWQEEEDSILSDLCRRFMNRNLFKYVEFTEKHGLDNWMELSSLFKKIGLDPEYYLVVDSTSDLPYDFYRAGEEEERLPILLRMPNGELRELSRESDIVEAITGKKRTDQKLFYPHDLIYEDGRKGKYKEKIIQLLEGKK from the coding sequence ATGGTATATTTAAACGACAAACTCAGCGAAACGAAAGTATTTAAAGACCCAGTACATAAATATGTGCATGTACGTGATCGCGTCATCTGGGATTTAATTGGGACAAAAGAATTTCAACGTTTACGCCGTATTAAGCAACTTGGAACGACATTTTTCACATTTCATGGCGCGGAACATAGTCGCTTTACTCATTCATTAGGTGTATATGAGATTATTCGTCGTATGATTGATGATGTATTTGATGGCAGACCAAATTGGAATGCAGAAGATAGATTATTATGCTTATGTGCTGCGCTCTTGCATGATGTTGGCCACGGACCATTTTCGCATTCATTTGAAAAGGTGTTTTCACTTAATCATGAGCAATTTACACAAAAAATTATTGTTGGTGATACCGAGGTTCATGAAGTTTTACGCCGGGTAGATTGTGAATTTCCGCAGAAGGTAGCAGACGTGATTGCGAAAACATCTCATAATAAATTGGCAATTAGTATGATTTCAAGTCAAATTGATGCGGATCGTATGGATTACTTGTTGCGAGATGCCTATTTCACGGGGGTAAAGTATGGGAATTTTGATATGGAGCGTATATTGCGTGTAATGCGTCCATATGGTGACCAAGTTGTTATTAAGAGCAGTGGTATGCATGCTGTTGAGCATTATATTATGAGCCGTTATCAAATGTATTGGCAAGTATATTTTCATCCTGTAACGCGCAGTGCTGAAGTTATTTTAACGAAGATTTTACACCGTGCGAAAACATTGCATGAACAATATTATACATTTAAGTATCATCCAGTACATTTCTATTCTTTATTTGAAGAAGAAGTAACAGTAGAAGATTACTTAAAACTAGATGAAAATGTGATGTATTACTACTTCCAGGTATGGCAAGAGGAAGAGGATTCAATCCTTAGCGATTTATGTCGCCGTTTTATGAACAGGAATCTTTTTAAATATGTAGAATTTACCGAGAAGCATGGTTTAGATAATTGGATGGAGTTAAGCAGTTTATTTAAAAAGATTGGTCTAGATCCAGAATATTACTTAGTTGTTGATTCAACGTCAGATTTACCATATGACTTTTACCGAGCAGGAGAGGAAGAGGAACGTCTTCCGATTTTACTTCGTATGCCAAATGGAGAACTTCGAGAACTTTCTCGTGAATCAGATATTGTCGAGGCTATTACTGGTAAGAAGAGAACGGATCAAAAGTTATTTTACCCACATGATTTAATCTATGAAGATGGACGAAAAGGAAAATATAAAGAGAAAATTATCCAGCTATTAGAAGGGAAAAAGTAA
- a CDS encoding ABC transporter substrate-binding protein — protein MKRFKLTLLAMVLVVTSVLFAACSSDKKEEKKADANAKERTVQHAKGEIKIPAKPKKIADLSGSTEELLIFGMKPIITANTSQEKIDAHIADKLKGVKPVGSAWGDKINIEAVAAAKPDLILVNNRQEKIYDQLSKIAPTVMLKTPLDQWRPKFKELGKIFDKEKETKEWFKKYDDKASKLHDKIVAKTGDAKFMKMAAYPNAFRVYGDYGYGSVIFTDLKLPAVAGTPMDKPLVQVQKEALIDYNPDYLFVFTTGDGSQRLKEFQEETIWKNMNAVKNNHVFTIKNDAVNKGYFPLGKEMILDEVANFVLGK, from the coding sequence ATGAAGAGATTCAAACTAACATTATTAGCAATGGTACTTGTTGTTACTTCTGTATTATTTGCAGCTTGTTCTTCTGATAAGAAGGAAGAAAAGAAAGCTGACGCAAATGCGAAAGAGCGCACTGTACAGCATGCAAAAGGGGAAATAAAAATTCCTGCAAAACCAAAGAAAATTGCTGACCTTAGTGGTTCGACGGAAGAATTATTAATCTTTGGAATGAAACCAATTATTACTGCAAATACGTCTCAAGAAAAAATTGATGCTCATATTGCAGATAAATTAAAAGGTGTAAAACCAGTTGGCTCTGCTTGGGGCGACAAAATCAACATTGAGGCAGTAGCTGCTGCAAAACCAGATTTAATTCTTGTGAATAATCGTCAAGAAAAAATCTATGATCAACTATCTAAAATTGCACCAACTGTTATGTTAAAAACTCCATTAGATCAATGGCGTCCGAAGTTTAAAGAATTAGGTAAAATCTTTGATAAAGAAAAAGAAACAAAAGAATGGTTTAAAAAGTATGATGATAAAGCAAGCAAATTACATGATAAAATCGTTGCGAAAACTGGCGATGCGAAGTTCATGAAAATGGCTGCATATCCAAATGCATTCCGTGTATATGGTGATTACGGTTACGGTAGCGTAATCTTTACAGATTTAAAATTACCGGCAGTTGCAGGGACACCAATGGATAAACCGTTAGTACAAGTACAAAAAGAAGCATTAATCGACTACAATCCAGATTACTTATTCGTATTTACAACAGGTGACGGTTCTCAGCGCTTAAAAGAATTCCAAGAAGAAACAATTTGGAAAAATATGAACGCTGTTAAGAACAACCACGTATTTACAATTAAAAATGATGCAGTAAACAAAGGATACTTCCCACTTGGTAAAGAAATGATTTTAGACGAAGTTGCGAACTTTGTTTTAGGGAAATAA
- a CDS encoding ABC transporter ATP-binding protein, translating into MVTLAVDSVSVGYNEGLIIDGLSVEIPEGKITTIIGPNGCGKSTLLKTASRILKAKRGTVYLDGKAIEKQPTKEIAKKMAILPQTAEVPTGLTVFELVSYGRFPHQKGFGTLKEEDYRYIHWALEVTGMTEFAHRPAEALSGGQRQRVWIAMALAQGTDLLVLDEPTTYLDMAHQLEVLNLLKKLNQEEGRTIVMVIHDLNHASRFSDHMIALRSGKLIKQGTPDEVMTSETLREVFEIEAQIVPCPVNCKPICLTYDLMMINQQLRKKA; encoded by the coding sequence ATGGTGACTTTAGCAGTTGATTCGGTATCCGTTGGCTACAATGAAGGATTAATTATTGATGGATTATCAGTGGAAATTCCCGAAGGAAAGATCACGACAATTATTGGACCAAACGGATGCGGGAAATCCACATTGTTAAAGACAGCTTCTCGTATTTTAAAAGCAAAACGAGGGACTGTTTATCTGGATGGAAAAGCAATTGAGAAACAGCCAACAAAAGAAATTGCAAAAAAAATGGCGATTTTACCACAGACTGCAGAAGTGCCAACAGGCCTTACTGTGTTTGAACTTGTTTCATATGGTCGTTTTCCGCATCAAAAAGGATTTGGAACGTTGAAAGAAGAAGATTATCGCTATATTCATTGGGCCCTTGAAGTGACAGGGATGACAGAGTTTGCGCATCGACCAGCAGAGGCATTATCAGGTGGTCAACGTCAACGAGTATGGATTGCAATGGCGCTTGCGCAAGGAACAGACTTACTTGTATTAGATGAGCCGACAACATATTTAGATATGGCTCACCAGTTAGAAGTATTAAACTTATTGAAGAAGTTAAATCAAGAGGAAGGCCGTACAATTGTTATGGTTATTCACGATTTGAATCACGCTTCTCGTTTTTCTGATCATATGATCGCGTTAAGATCTGGCAAGCTCATTAAGCAAGGCACTCCAGATGAAGTTATGACAAGTGAGACATTGCGCGAAGTGTTTGAAATCGAAGCGCAAATTGTTCCGTGTCCTGTAAATTGTAAACCGATTTGTTTAACGTACGATTTAATGATGATTAATCAACAATTGCGTAAAAAAGCATAA
- a CDS encoding FecCD family ABC transporter permease: MRTSILTKKNISVLTIIAGLIVSVFFISLNTGTFKIPPIDVLKSLVGLGVEEQSVILFEFRMPRMVIAILVGSALAISGAIMQGLSRNPLADPGIIGINAGAGLTVVVFVYFFFGKVGTGTFLSVFILPFFALVGAILAAVIIYTLAWKNGVSSTRLILVGIAVAAGFGAVSLIFSMKMTSNDFRFATIWLAGSLWGTDWKFVLSVLPWMLIFLPIAIRKAHVLNVMNLGDAAAVGLGVNVEKERRKLLFIAVCLAGASVAVAGGIGFIGLMAPHLARRLVGGKHQIMLPTAALIGTFLLLFADLISRSVLTTSEIPVGLVISVIGAPYFIYLLMRTK; encoded by the coding sequence GTGAGGACAAGTATTTTAACAAAAAAGAACATTTCTGTTTTAACGATTATAGCGGGGTTAATTGTGTCCGTATTTTTCATTAGTTTAAATACAGGGACATTTAAAATACCGCCGATAGATGTATTGAAATCGTTAGTAGGATTAGGGGTTGAAGAGCAATCCGTTATTTTATTTGAATTTCGTATGCCTCGAATGGTTATTGCTATTTTAGTGGGTTCAGCATTAGCGATATCAGGGGCAATCATGCAAGGTTTATCAAGAAATCCACTTGCTGACCCTGGAATTATCGGTATTAATGCTGGAGCAGGATTGACAGTTGTAGTTTTCGTCTATTTCTTCTTTGGAAAAGTAGGAACCGGTACGTTCTTATCCGTATTCATCCTTCCATTTTTTGCTTTGGTTGGTGCGATATTGGCAGCAGTTATTATTTATACACTTGCATGGAAAAATGGCGTTTCATCAACGCGTCTTATTCTTGTTGGGATTGCAGTGGCAGCAGGATTTGGAGCGGTTAGTTTAATTTTCTCCATGAAGATGACTTCGAATGACTTTCGCTTTGCAACGATTTGGTTAGCAGGTAGTTTATGGGGGACGGATTGGAAGTTTGTATTAAGTGTGCTTCCATGGATGCTCATTTTTTTACCGATTGCAATCCGAAAGGCTCATGTACTGAATGTCATGAATTTAGGTGATGCAGCGGCAGTCGGTCTCGGTGTCAATGTTGAGAAAGAAAGACGTAAATTATTATTTATTGCTGTTTGTTTAGCTGGTGCATCTGTAGCTGTTGCAGGTGGAATTGGGTTTATCGGATTGATGGCACCACACTTAGCAAGGCGCCTTGTCGGAGGGAAGCACCAAATTATGTTACCGACAGCAGCATTAATTGGAACTTTTCTGTTATTGTTTGCAGATTTGATTTCTAGAAGTGTACTCACAACTTCAGAAATACCAGTAGGTCTTGTTATTTCTGTTATTGGTGCACCATATTTCATTTATTTACTTATGAGGACAAAATAA